The following are encoded in a window of Lagenorhynchus albirostris chromosome 3, mLagAlb1.1, whole genome shotgun sequence genomic DNA:
- the TMEM167A gene encoding protein kish-A, whose translation MSAIFNFQSLLTVILLLICTCAYIRSLAPSLLDRNKTGLLGIFWKCARIGERKSPYVAVCCIVMAFSILFIQ comes from the exons tctGCCATTTTCAATTTTCAGAGTCTGTTGACTGTAATCTTGCTGCTTATATGTACCTGTGCTTATATCCGATCCTTGGCACCCAGCCTCCTGGACAGGAATAAAACTGG GTTGTtgggtatattttggaagtgtgcCAGAATTG GTGAACGGAAGAGTCCTTATGTTGCGGTATGCTGTATTGTGATGGCCTTCAGCATCCTCTTCATACAGTAG